In uncultured Desulfuromonas sp., the genomic stretch GGTGGCGTCGCCATCAGCACCGAATCGGAAGTGCTGAACCTGCAAAGCTGGCCGATGGCCGGGCTCTATGCCGCAGGTGAAGTCACCGGTGGCGTCCACGGCTACAACCGCCTGGGTGGTAACGCCATCGCCGACACCGTGGTGTTCGGTCGCCGCGCCGGTGCCAACGCGGCGAAATACGCTCTCAGCAAGTAGCATTCCCCAAGCCCCCGAGGAAGAAACAACCTCTTCCTCGGGGGTACACCTCTAGCATCAGGTGAACGGAATGACACGATCAACACAACATGTTGCGCACAAAGAACTTGGCTCAGCACCGATTCCCGGCTTGTTGTTCAAGCTGTCTGTTCCTTCTATTCTTGGACTGATGGCGCTGACACTCTGCCAACTCATCGATACCATTTTTATCGGCCGCTGTATCGGCGTACAGGGGATCGGCGGCATCGCCGTGTTGATGCCGGTCATCTTGCTGTTCAGCTCGGTGGGACGAGGGCTGGGAGTCGGAGGCTCATCGATAATCACCCGCAGCAACGGTGCCAACGATCATGCCCGGGCTAACACCACCCTCAGCCTGCTGGTGCTCCTCTGCGTAATCTTCTCTGTGGTTCTGGCGACCGCCGGGTTACTGCTGACCAAGCCACTGCTGCATTTTTTTGGTAGCCAGGCCCAACTCTTCAGCCACAGTCAAGACTATTTTCAGCTGCTGTTACCCGGCTTGCCGTTTCTCTGTTTCGCCATGCTCAGCAATAATGTAATCCGCGCGGAGGGCAACGCCCGCACAGCCATGTTGGTGATGGTGATCCCTGCCGTGATCAATGTGGTGCTTGATCCGCTGTTCATCCTCTGGTGTGGTTGGGGGATGAAGGGAGCCGCAGCAGCAACCAGCATCGCCTATCTCTGCAGCGGTTGTTTTGCCTGCCACTATTTCTGTAGCCACAAGAGCTCATTAAAGTTCGAATTCGGCCCATCCGTTATCAACGGTCCATTACTCAAAAAAATTCTTACCCTCGCCCTCACCCCCATCGCCTGCCAGTGCTCGACGGCAGTTCTAACCATCGTGATGAACAAAACTCTGTTCGCCTTCGGTGGCGAGGTGGCCATGGCCACTAACGGGATTGTTCAGCGGTTGCACATCTTTATCATGTTCCCAGTTATCGGCCTGAGCCAGGGTTTTATACCGATCTGCGGCTACAATCATGGCGCTGGGGCTACCAGCCGGGTACGGATATTAATTCAGCATGCCCTCAAGGCAGCGGTGGCCACCGGTTCGTTCATCGCTCTACTCCTGCTGCTTTTTAATCAACAGTTGGCGTCTATCTTTACCCTCGACCCATCGCTGATCCACCAAAGCGGTTTTGCCATCTGTATGGTGGTGTTGATGCTGCCATTGGTGGCCATCCAGTTGATTTGCTCGGCCTATTTCCAAACTCTGGGCCAAGCGCTACCGACCCTGCTGCTGAACCTGCTGCGCCAGGGTCTGGTTCTGATCCCGCTGGTGCTGATTCTCCCCCATTTCCTCGGGCTGAGGGGGGTGTGGTACGCGTTTCCCATCTCCAATTTTCTGGCCTGCGGCATATCGCTGCTGCTGGTTCTTCCTCACTGGCGACAACTGGAAACGCCAGCCGCCCTGACCAACTAATACTGAATCGCCGCGAAAATTCTAGACACTCCAGCCATTCAGAATCTCTGGATCTTCTGGCAGGAGTTGGCCAAAGGGAAGAACCACAACGAATGCAGAAAACTAGTACGTGAGCGCTTAGACAAAGTTGAACGGTTAAAAGAGAGTCCATTTCGTCCGATGAGAACTCTCGGCAAAAGCATTATAAATCCTGATTAGCGCTAATCTTCAGCCAAGGGGTGACATAATTTGTCATGAGCCCCCCGTTATAATCTTCAGGAACCCCAAAAAAGAGGTCACCATGAAGATGAATCGCATACAGTTTCAAGCAGGCTTGAGCCTGAAGGAATTTCTAAGCAAATTCGGAACCGAAGAGCAATGTCAATCCGCCCTCGATCTGAGCGCTGGCTCAGACGGGCTGACAATTAGCGCTAATCAGGTTATAAATTGGCTTGATGCCATTGCCCGTATGTTTCGTTATTACCACGGTAACGACATCGTCGAGGGTTTCCATCGAACGATGAAGCTGATTCAACGCAGAGCATACGGATTCAGGAATTTTGAAAATTATCGATTACGAGTTTGACTGAAGTTTAGAGTTACACCCCTCCCCAAGCCGGCCTGATTCGGCGCTGGAAGCGTTCATTAATAACTGAAAATTGTCGAAGTTAAGCTGTTTTGTGTGGATCAGGCGGCCGATCCGGTTTTTTGCCCCGGTTTTGAGGGCTGAATTTTCCCGACTTCGGGTTCCAGTGGCTGCGGATATCGACATGACCAAAAATCCTTTGCAACCCTTGGCGCACACGCCCGGCCGTGATCGGCTGTTTGTCTCTCCAAGGGCAGAGAGAGGCGAGGTCTTTCACCTGTTCACTGTTCTGTTGAGCCAACAACTGTGGCAGCGCATAGCTGGTTGAAAGAATCTGTGTCCAGCGGTGCAGCACCTGACGCGTTTGCTGCCACGTGTCCTTCCAGCCCCAACGGTTCTTAAGCTGATTGAACAGGTCCTCGATGGACCACCTGCGGTTATACGCCAGCAGGATGCGTGCGGCTGACAAGCTTAGATCGGTGCTCAAGATGAGCCGGGGCTGACGCAAGGTTCCATCTTTGTTTTCAATCTGAGACCAGACCGCGCGAACCTGTTGTCCGTCAAGGAAGCGGGCTCGGGCAACGCAACTGCGATAATGAACCGTCTGCCATTGCCCGTAGAGAAAAAGGTTCTGGCTGATCATGGGCAATTCAGCGACACGCTCAGCTGTCAGCTTATCGCCATATTTACGGGGCCGCCCGCGTTTGCCGTTGTGGCATGGCGGCGGTCGATAGAGCGCTGTGTCCTTGCGCACCTGGCCGATGACCTGGTAACCCAGAGTCTGGGCTGGAAGCAGCAGCGACTTGCGCATGTACCAGGAATCGACCAGCAGCGTCACAAGGCGTCCATGGAACAGAGGCCGAGTCACCCGGAGCAAAGTCTTGGCCGCGACCAGTTTGCCGCTGTTGCCTGTGCTTCTGGATAAACGGGAAAGAATCGGCAAGGCCAGAGAACGCCACCCCTGTGGCAACACCAGAGCCATGGTCACCCAGTTCTGTCCCCGGACATAAACGGGTCGGTTGACCTTGCAACCATGCTGATGGTGGATGCGTGATTCTGGAGCCTTGCGCGAACAGCGGAAAACCACCGTATCGTCTATGGCGACATAGCAGCGCGAACCTTCTGTTCGTTGCAAAGCGAGTCGAGCCGTTTGTAATCCAAGCGCAACCCAGGACCAGCGGCCCTTCTGCAACCATTTGAAATAACTCGTCCAATGACGCTTAGGTCTGATCGCCAACCAGGCTTCGGTGACAAAACCATTCTGGGTCAGCATCGCGCCGAACAGCAGTTCCAGAAAAGTCGGAACCGAACGTTTGGTCAGCGCCTGGACCAGAAATGTGATAGCGTCGTACAGGGACTGGGGGATATTGCCGTATCCCTTGGTATCCATAGCGGCCTCCGGAAGAAAGGGGGAACTTTCTTCTAGAGGCCGCGCCTTCAAAGCTTTCCAATATGACAATCGGCTTTGAAGGCGCGGCCACACACAGTGGCCGTGGTGTCAACGCCTTTTTTTCAACTTCGACAAATTTTCAAAGATCACGAAACTCTAAACTTCAGGAGTTTGAGTGATGTGCGGATAAAACAGAATGGAAAGTTGATCGGCTTTCATACGGGATAAAGAGCCATCCCCTTGCTTTGACACAGACCCGAGACACCCGGATCAAATCTAGAAAAGAGAAACAAAAAAGGTTTCAGCTAATCAGCTGAAACCTTTTGATTTTAAATGGCGCGCCAGGGAAGATTCGAACTCCCGACCTTCTGATCCGTAGTCAGACGCTCTATCCAGCTGAGCTACTGGCGCAACGGGTGATGGTTATCTCGCATTTGGGCGAGGTTGTCAACACTCTTTTTTGCTTTACTAAAAATAAATGGCGAAGAGGGAGGAATTCGCCCACTTCGTCGCCAACATCACGTTGACTCCTGCGTCGGCTCACCTACGCTCGCTGCCGCGGACATCCTGCCCGCTCTTCCGACATTAAGTCGGCGCTCACTCCGCTTCGAATCCCAAAAGGAGTTTGCTTTTAATAAATGGCGGAGAGGGAGGGATTCGAACCCTCGGTACAGGTTTCCCCGTACACTCGCTTAGCAGGCGAGCGCCTTCAGCCGACTCGGCCACCTCTCCGTACTTCTTTTCTTTGTTCGCTCTGCTTCAAATCCTGCTCAGCAGAAACTTTAACTAAATGGCGCAGGAGGTAGGATTTGCCCACTTCGTCGCCAACATCATGTTGGCTCCTGCGTCGGCTCCCCTGCGCTCTCTGCCGCGGACATCCTGTCCGCTCTTCCGACATTAAGTCGGCGTTCGCTCCGCTTCAAATCCTATCCAGCGGATGCTTTAACTAAATGGCGGAGGAGGTAGGATTTGAACCCACGGTACTTTCGTACAACGGTTTTCAAGACCGCCGCCTTAAGCCACTCGGCCACTCCTCCGTACTTAACTTATTTTCCGGTGATCCGCTCCAGGCCACCCATGTAGGGGCGTAATACTTCCGGAACGATCACGCTGCCGTCCTGTTGCTGGTAGTTCTCGAGAATCGCCAGCAAGGTGCGACCAACGGCCAGTCCTGAACCGTTGAGGGTATGTACGAACTCCGGCTTGGCACCTTCTTCGCGGCGATAACGAATCGCGGCGCGACGGGCCTGAAAATCCCGAAAGTTCGAACACGATGAAATTTCACGGTACACGGATTGTCCCGGCAACCAAACCTCAATATCAAAGGTGCGTGCCGCGGAAAAACCAATGTCACCGGTACACAGATCAACAACGCGATAAGGCAACTCAAGAAGCTGGAGAACCTTTTCGGCGTTAGCCAGCAATTTGTCCAGTTCAGCATCCGAATTCTCGGGAGCAACGAACTTGACCAGCTCAACCTTGTTGAACTGATGCTGGCGGATCAACCCACGGGTATCACGACCATGTGCTCCGGCTTCCTTGCGGAAGCAAGGAGTGTACGCGGTATAACACAATGGCAGCTGTTCTGCACCTAAAATTTCATCTCGATGAATATTGGTTACAGGAACTTCCGCAGTGGGGATCAGAAAGTAATCCGGTCCTTCAACGTGGAACAGGTCTTCCTCAAACTTGGGCAGTTGGCCCGTCCCCGTCATGGAGTCTCTGTTTACCATAAAGGGCGGAAGCATTTCAACATATTTGTGCTGCTCGGTATGCAGGTCGAGCATGAAGTTAATCAGAGCGCGTTCAAGACGGGCACCCGCGCCTTTATACAAGGCAAATCGGGCACCTGTGAGCTTTCCCGCCCGTTCGAAATCGAGGATATCCAGATCTTCACCGATGTCCCAATGGGCCTTGGCTTCAAAAGCAAATTCACGCGGCGTTCCCCAACGACGGATCTCGATATTATCGTCTTCACTGGTGCCGACGGGAATGCTCTCATCGGGCAGATTGGGAATCGTCATCAAGATGGCCGACAGCTTATCGGAGATCTCGCGTAATTCCTCATCCATCCGCTTGGTCTGAGCCGACACCTCTTTCATGCGGGCGATCTCACCCTGCACCTGGCTCTTATCCTTGGTCTGGCCAATCACTGCCGAGACCCGATTCTTTTCAGCCTTGAGGGTTTCCACTTCGCCAAGCAGCTCACGCCGCTGTGTGTCGAGTTGACGAAACTCATCGAGGCGAATTTCCGAACCACGGGTGGCCAGACGTTGTTCAACCTGTTTGAGATTTTCACGGATAAACTTGATATCCAGCATGACCTGCTCTCCTTATCGCTTGCCCGGCAGGACAGCGCTTGTCGTCAAAAAACCCACACTTCCTAACACTTCTGTCCGCTATCGTCAACTCCCTTTGCATTTTTTCCATGAACCCACCAGTCACTGTTGTCATCAAACCACCAGCGGCTGGAATCCGTTGTCCAGATGGCTTCCGCCAATTCACGGGCTACATCGGTCTGCAAACGACGTACGGCAAAGGGATACCACTCGTCCGCATAACGGTTACCGAGGTCCTTGTATTCTTTGAGCGCCAGAATCATTTCCAGCTGATCGGCATCATGCGCCAAACAGGCTTCCGGGGTTTCCTTGTCGACAAATTCACCGAGGGTCTGCTTATACTGTTCACCAAACGGCAGCGTGGCAGCCAGATCGTCAATGGCTTTTTGTTCATCGGCCTGGACATACTTCTTATTGACGTAGTTCAAGTCGCCAATGCGCGCTTCCGGAACATCGTGAAACAGACACAGCATCACCACCCGCCCACAGTCGACCCCTTCGGACAATTGCGCCAGAGTGTAACCGATCATTGCCGTACGAAAGGAATGCTCAGCGACCGATTGCGCCCCGGAACCGAGAAATTGAAACCCACTGCGAGGAGTTCGCTTGAGCATCCCCACTTCAAACAGAAAATTGGCCAGATTTTTCATCCTTACCCTCCAAGATGAATTGTGAGAACACCAAGCAGAATCAGACAGGCTGCTGTCAAGCGCATACGACCACACGATTCGTGCAGGAACAGCACTCCTATCAAGACACCAAACAGCACATTCACCTGCCGCACCGGTACCGCATAACTGACTGGAGCCAGACTCAGGCCGTAACGAAAGGTGAGAAACGACCCTAGCATAACCGGCCCCGAAGATAAAATGAGTCGTTTATGCTGACGCCATTCCGGCAGAATGCGGCCACGATATCGGTTCCGGCTCAGGTTAAGCGACATGATCACCACCATCAACATCACCAGAATATAGGTAAAATAGAAGGGCGAGTACCCCATGACACCGCTTTTATCGGCAACGGATCCAATTGAGTAGATAAATCCGGCGGCCAACGCCGCACGGACGGACGAATTGGACAAATTACGTAGCGGGCGCAAAATCGAGTGTAATGAGAAGTCCGGCAACTGGACGCAATACGCACCAGCGACCACACACAATACGCCGAGAATGCCACCGACAGTGAGCTGCTCATGCAGGAAGAAGGCGCCCCATAACGGCACGTAGATCATTGATGTCTGGGCCAGCGGGTAGGTCAGGGACAAATCACCCTGACGGTAGGCAATGCCGTTACACAGATGATAGAGAACAAAGCATATGGCGCCGATGATCGCCCACAACCACGTCAGCCCATGAGGAACAGGGAATGACCCCGGAAGAAACACCAGCACCACATTCAACAAAAACCCAGAGGTGATAAACATCCACCAGATAAAGACGGTTTTGTCACGACTCTGTTTAACCTGAAGGTTCCATAGCGCATGCATCAAAGCTGAGAAAACGATAAAAAATAGCGCGATGGCATCCATATGCTATCCTTATTACATGAAGTCTACCAGAGAACAGATTTTAATGGCTGACAAGCGACAGTAGCAAATGTTAAAAATCGTAACTGCTGATAAATATAAGCCAAATGTAATACAAATGCGCGAATCGATAAAAAGGAGACGCCATCATGAGTGCGCTCAATGGTAGCCTCAGCACCACCTCGCTGCCTGAAATTCTCCGCCAGTGCTCCGTACAACAGAAAACCGGTACGTTGAACCTATCCCAGGCGGAGATCGATAAAAAACTATATTTCAACAAGGGCCAACTGATTTACATCACGTCCAACAAGCCGGGCGAGCGGGTTGGCGAATATCTGATTCAACGCGGCGATCTAACCCGCTCCTGGGCCGGTTTTCTGCTCAAAGACAGTAAACGTAACGGAGTGGCATTTACCCGCAGCCTGTTGCAAAAAAATATCTTCGACAAGGACAAACTGCAAAAAGCCCTGTCAGACCTAGCCAACGAGGCCTTAGCCGATGTCATGAACTGGACGGTCGGCAATTATGAATTCACCAACCTTCTTCCCAAACAGGCCCTCGAGGGCCCGATTCAAATCAGTGAAGCTGACGCCCTGAAGCGGGTTCTACAGAGCGGCAAGCCGGAGGAAGCGTCCGCCAGTACGGAGGACATTCTTCGCGACTTGGCTCGAACCATTGTTGCCGAGGACTTCACCCTGCCCCTGTTGGCAACAACCGCCTCAAAACTGGAAGAATGCTGGGAAGAGGACGAAAAAAGCGCCGAACAGGTTCTTGATCTGGTTCATAAAGACCAGATCCTTACCATCAACCTGCTGCGGGTCGTCAATGCGTCGGTGGCCCATCCGCCCCAACAGTGCATGACAGTGAAACAGGCCATGGAACTCTATCCTCACGAACGCCTGGTGGGCATTGTCCTGGCGCAGGCGGCCAATGCCCACTCGCCAAAACAACCGGACACCGTTTCGCTGCTGTTGCAGCACGCTCTGAGTTGCGCCTGCCTGGCCGAACAGATCGCTGCCCAATTGGGGGAAGATATCGAAGAAGCCTACACCTGCGGCTTACTCCATAACATTGGTAAAGTTTTGCTGTTGCAGATCCTTCCCGACAACAACATTCCGGAAGCACAACTGCCGAAACTGGTGCAGGATTTCCACCAGAATTCGGGGGCCCTACTGTCACGGCGCTGGAACCTGTCGCCCAAACTCCATGACTGTATTAAAAACTACTCGGCTCCGGAAAAAGCCAAGGAGTCACAGATCCACGTAGAGATCGTCTGCCTGAGTCACAATCTGCTGCAGAATGAAGGCGACCTGGACAGTTACCAGAAGCAGTGCCCAACCATCGATTTCGACCAACTCGACATGGACAGTTTACATGACAGCCTGGAACTGATTGACGAACTGGCGACTTCGACCTATTAAGCAATTACACGTGCAAGCGGGCAATCAACTCCGGTCCGAGCACTTTGCGTTGCCACTCTTTCATGCCATCAATCGCCATCAGATCCTGAACATTGCGCGGCTGGCTGTGCGCCACCGCCTCGAGCAATGCATTGTTGATCACAATTCCCGGATCCATCTCCAACTGTTTGGCTTTATCGGTCCGCCAGCTTTTCAGACGGTTAAAACGCTCTTCAGCGGCAACATCACGCACTCGACGTTCGCGACGCGGGAAGTGGGGCAACTGGTCTTTGTCCACCGCCTGTCCCGTTTCGATCTGTTTGAGGACCGCTCGGCCATAACGATCAGCCAGACGCGCCGGAAATTCTTCGAGATCTTTCAACGCCTCCATGGTGGTCGGCATGTGGCGCGCGGCACTGAGCAACGGCTTGTTACCCACGACTTTATACGCGGGGCAATCGCGCCGCTGCGCCTCTTTCTCACGCCACTCCAGCAGGCATTCGAGAATTGCCAGGGCTCGCGGTGGCATGGTCCCAGCACCCTTGATGCGCAGAAAAGCCGGGCCATCATGCACTCTGAATTTCGCCTGCTCCAACAGGCGAAATTCCTCTTCCACCCACCAGAGACGATCTTTTTCCTTTAGTGCCGGTTCAAGTACCGCCACAAGTTTTTCCAGATGACGGGTATCTTCAGCTGCGTAGTGACACATCTCCGGGGACAAGGGTCGCTTCGACCAATCAGCCCGTTGAAAACGCTTGTCGAGAGTCACATCAAAGTACTTGCCGAGCACATCCGCCAGACCAACCTTTTCCTCGCCAAGAAACTGGCTGGCAATCATGGTGTCAAACAGGCCTCTGATTTCAATATCAAAATCGCGCGCCAGACAACGGATATCGTAATCTGCGGCATGAAATATCTTGCGGATGGAAGAGTCAGCCAGCACCGGCTTAAGCGGCGCAAGATCACCTGCTGCGAGAGGATCGAGCAAGACCGTGGTGTCGTGATAAGTAAACTGCAGCAGACACACTTTTTCCTGATAGGAATGCATCGAATCCGCTTCCAGATCAACGGCAAAGACCGCGCAGGTTTCAAGGTCTTTTGCCAAAGCGACAACAGCATCATCCGTGGTCAGGATCGGTGGTAACGTCATTCAGTTAAACTCCTTATTTCTCACGCTGCTTCAGCAGCATTTCGACAATTTTTTTATGGCTGCCATGCAGCGGCCAGTCTGTCAACTCGGCTTCTGTCAGCCAGCGACAGGAAGAAAAAGACTCCGCCAGCGGAACATCCGCTTGCAGATAAAACGTGGTCACATCGACACGAAAGTGGCTGTAGACATGACGAACAACCCCCAGCGTCTGCAACGGTTGATCTTCGTTTCCAATCAAGATTCGGGCCTGATTCACCTGTTGCTGCGCAGATTGCGGCTGTTTAAAACTCTGTGAAGGAAACTCCCACAAACCGGCCAGCATACCGGTCAGAGGCCGTTGTCTGACGGCAAAACGACCATTGTGCTCCACCAGGACAGCCACTTCCTGACGCAACGGCACTGTTTTACGTTGCCGTTTACGCGGCAACTGGTCTTGAATCCCCTGTTGATAGCCCTGACACAAAGAGATCATGGGACACGCCACACAATTCGGCTGGCGCGGTGTGCACAATGTGGCGCCAAAATCCATGATCGCCTGCGCATAATCGTGACAGTGCTGTTGTGGTGTCAACTGAGCGGCCCACTGCCACAACTGCTTTTCCGCAGCGCTACTACGTGGATCATCCTGCCAGGCAAACAAGCGACACAACACCCGCCGGACATTGCCGTCAAGGATCACACCGTGGCGATCAAAGGCGATAGCACGAATCGCCCCCGCAGTTGAACGTCCCACACCCGGCAGAGTCATCAGCGCATCAACGCTGTGCGGAAACTGCCCCTGAAACGCTTCACACACCTTTTGTGCTGCCGCATGAAGATTGCGCGCCCGTGAATAATAACCGAGACCGGCCCACAGTTCGATCACCGCATCAAGCGGTGCGCTGGCCAGACTCTCGACATCGGGGAATTGGTCAACGAAACGTTCAAAATAGGGGATGACTGCCTGCACTCCGGTCTGCTGAAGCATCACTTCAGACAGCCAGATCCGATACGGATCACGGCTCAGGCGCCATGGCAACTCTCGGCCGCAACGGTCGTACCACGCCAGCAATCGCTGCTGAAACACTGCCGCATTGACGGGATCAGTCATCAGCCCTGCTGCAAAACCTTGAGTGTGGCTTCCATTTCTTCACGAGTGCCGATGGAGATGCGCAGACCATGCTTGAGCAGTGGATCACTGAAATGACGCACCAGAATCTTGTGGCTCTTGAGCAGTTCATAGACTCGCTCGCCATCACCATCGCCCGGGCTGGCAAAGACAAAATTACCCTGTGAGGGGATGACGCTGAAACCAATCTTTTCCAATTCTGCCGCAAACCAGTCGCGGGTTTCACAAATCTGGGCCACCCTTTTTTTCAGATAGTCCTGATCCAGCAATGCGGCTTCGGCAGCCACCAGAGCCAGACGGTCCAGGTGGTAGTGATCGCGAATCTTATCCAACGCTGCCACCACCCCGGGTCGCGCCACGGCCAAGCCAAGACGCATACCGGCCAGGGCATAGCTCTTGGACAGGGTACGTGTCACCACCACGTTATCGTACTTTTTCACCAGCGGCATGGCCGTCTGATCAGAAAAATCGGTATAGGCTTCATCGACCACCAGCATACCGTCACACCGTTGCGCCAGATCTTCGATCTCTTCCAGGCTGAAGGTAAAACCAAGCGGTGCGTTAGGGCAGGCGAGAAAAAAGATCTTGCCGCTATATCGCTCCGGGAAGTCCACCAGTTTGTGATGGGCGTCAAGAGCAAACGTTTTTACTTTGGCGCCCTGGATATCGATCAGGGTGCCGTAATACGAATAGGACGGATGGACAAACGCCACTTCATCCCCGTCATCGGCAAAGGCGCGTATCAGGTTGTTGAGCAGTTCGTCGGAACCATTGGCCATGATCAGCCAGTCGGCGTCGAAACCGTACAGATCCGCAGCAATCTGCCGCGCTCGACGACTTCCGGCATCGGGATATTGACGCAGACTGGCACCATCTTCGCCCAACTCGGCGCGAATCGCTTCAGCCACCTTCGGCGAAGGTGGGTAGGGATTTTCGTTGGTGTTCAACTTGATCCACTGGTCGGCATCCGCCGGTTGAAACCCCGGCACATAACCGGCCATATCGGCAATCGCTTTTCGTAACACAATCATGCCTCATCCTTTTTCAAAGGGCCTTCGTACACTTCCAGCACATCGTAGCCGGTGGTCCGGCGCACCGGAGTGAACCCGGCCTGACGGGCCAGTTCAACCAGCTCCTGTTGCGTCATGCGAAAGGACACACCCGCAGCAGCAACGACATTCTCCTCGAGCATGGTGCCCCCGAGATCGTTGGCACCGAAACGCAATGCGACCTGAGCCATATGTGCGCCTTGAGTCACCCAGCTGGCCTGAATGTTATCGATATTATCGAGCACCAACCGTGACAGTGCCAAAATCTTCAGATAGTCCTGACCGGTGGCGGTTTCACCGCCCAACTCGGTGTTGGTGGGTTGAAACGACCAACTGATAAATGCGCTGA encodes the following:
- the hisC gene encoding histidinol-phosphate transaminase, with translation MIVLRKAIADMAGYVPGFQPADADQWIKLNTNENPYPPSPKVAEAIRAELGEDGASLRQYPDAGSRRARQIAADLYGFDADWLIMANGSDELLNNLIRAFADDGDEVAFVHPSYSYYGTLIDIQGAKVKTFALDAHHKLVDFPERYSGKIFFLACPNAPLGFTFSLEEIEDLAQRCDGMLVVDEAYTDFSDQTAMPLVKKYDNVVVTRTLSKSYALAGMRLGLAVARPGVVAALDKIRDHYHLDRLALVAAEAALLDQDYLKKRVAQICETRDWFAAELEKIGFSVIPSQGNFVFASPGDGDGERVYELLKSHKILVRHFSDPLLKHGLRISIGTREEMEATLKVLQQG